From the genome of Gemmatimonas phototrophica, one region includes:
- a CDS encoding DUF1552 domain-containing protein — protein MSATIALPYLDAMIPTGRGAFGAAKLAPRLVAIEMVHGAAGCNEWGAKMNMWSPAATGNQFDLSPTALTSLEQYRNYLTIISNTDVREAEPTSPNEIGGDHFRSSATFLTHMHPKQTEGSDVKVGTSLDQMYARRFGQETPIPSMQLCIENVDQAGGCAYGYACVYTDSISWASPSEPLPVIRDPRVAFEKLFGVGGTSAERAERRRTRRSILDFVSGEMSTMKSMLGPEDKVRLDRYLTDIREVERRIQRVEARNMSGEVREMPEAPAGVPDSFAEHVKLMFDIQALAFAADITRVFSFKMGRDGSSRTYPESGTDKPFHPASHHGGTERGVRDFHMINKYHVSMLPYFLDKLKSIQEGDSNMLDKTMIIYGSPMGDSNLHNHRRCPLIVLGKAENRLAGNVHIKAPDGTPMANAMLSMMHTLGLDDMTTFGDSNGTLNLSAHA, from the coding sequence ATGAGCGCAACGATTGCCCTGCCGTACCTCGACGCCATGATTCCCACGGGACGTGGCGCCTTTGGGGCGGCCAAGCTGGCCCCGCGCCTGGTGGCCATTGAAATGGTGCACGGCGCCGCTGGCTGTAACGAGTGGGGCGCCAAGATGAACATGTGGTCGCCCGCGGCCACGGGAAATCAGTTTGATCTCTCGCCCACGGCGCTCACCTCGCTGGAACAGTATCGCAACTACCTCACGATCATCAGCAACACCGATGTGCGTGAGGCCGAGCCCACGTCGCCCAACGAAATTGGCGGTGACCATTTCCGGTCGAGCGCCACGTTCCTGACGCACATGCATCCCAAGCAGACGGAAGGCTCGGATGTGAAGGTGGGAACGTCACTCGATCAGATGTACGCGCGGCGGTTCGGGCAGGAGACGCCCATTCCGTCCATGCAGCTGTGCATTGAGAACGTGGACCAGGCCGGCGGCTGCGCGTACGGCTATGCCTGCGTGTACACCGACTCCATCAGCTGGGCGTCGCCGTCGGAGCCGTTGCCGGTTATCCGTGACCCGCGCGTGGCCTTCGAGAAGCTGTTCGGCGTGGGCGGCACCAGCGCCGAGCGCGCCGAACGTCGTCGGACGCGGCGCAGCATTCTGGACTTCGTGTCGGGCGAAATGTCCACCATGAAGTCGATGCTTGGCCCCGAGGACAAGGTACGCCTCGATCGCTACCTCACGGACATCCGTGAAGTGGAGCGTCGTATTCAGCGGGTGGAAGCGCGTAACATGAGCGGTGAAGTGCGCGAGATGCCCGAGGCGCCGGCCGGTGTGCCCGATTCGTTTGCCGAGCATGTGAAGCTCATGTTCGACATTCAGGCGCTGGCGTTCGCCGCCGACATCACGCGCGTCTTCTCGTTCAAGATGGGTCGCGACGGATCGAGCCGGACGTACCCGGAGAGCGGCACGGACAAGCCGTTCCATCCGGCGTCGCACCACGGCGGCACCGAACGCGGCGTGCGCGACTTCCACATGATCAACAAGTATCACGTCTCCATGCTGCCGTACTTCCTGGACAAGCTGAAGAGCATTCAGGAAGGGGACAGCAACATGCTGGACAAGACGATGATCATCTATGGTTCGCCCATGGGTGACTCCAACCTGCACAACCACCGCCGCTGCCCGCTCATTGTGCTGGGCAAGGCCGAGAACCGTTTGGCGGGCAACGTGCACATCAAGGCGCCGGATGGCACGCCCATGGCGAACGCGATGCTCAGCATGATGCACACGCTGGGATTGGATGACATGACCACCTTCGGCGACAGCAACGGGACCCTCAACCTGAGCGCTCATGCGTAA
- a CDS encoding ankyrin repeat domain-containing protein, giving the protein MRNVRTGGRWRLLAGVAMCSAALLLTAARSNPTEAPLADAVMRGDTAKVRVLIKQGADVNASQPDGMSALHWASQRGDLTSAKVLVYAGARVDAVTRNGNYTPLHLAAREGRAALVKLLLEHGASGLAVTSTGGATALHFAAGNGNAETVQVLLGKGVPVDVRETAWGQTPLMWAAAYNRVAALDALIKAGAGLEAASKIDDIPKQEREIRTVLVARSRRVAALKSAESPLAPSTVTPNLPITASSPGAGAPAPVVPVRPAAAPVAAVPAAVSAAAPARPAAPTGAAAGAPRATGDSARPQTGFQQRGPSYGELIGNKGGLTPLLFAVREGHVDAVERLLAAGANINHVSEGDHTSPLLMAAVNGRFDLAKLLVDKGADVKLASDAGATPLYAVINTQWAPKSLYPQPTAQMQQRISHIELMEMMLKAGADPNVRLKKHLWFMSYNFDLLGVNTVGATPFWRAAYGLDVPAMKLLVQYKADPTVPTIKPLGRLPGDDAPEEGAAGGADPSGLPPIPDGGPGVYPIHAASGVGYGEGFAANSHRHAPDAWLPAVKYLIEELKADPNARDHNGYNPLHHAAARGDNELIQYLVGKGTDIKAVSRRGQTTADMANGPVQRITPFLETVELLVKLGSKNSNKCRSC; this is encoded by the coding sequence ATGCGTAACGTTCGAACGGGGGGGCGCTGGCGCCTGCTGGCGGGCGTGGCGATGTGCTCGGCCGCGTTGCTGCTCACTGCTGCGCGCTCCAATCCCACGGAGGCGCCGTTGGCCGACGCGGTGATGCGCGGGGATACGGCCAAGGTGCGCGTGTTGATCAAACAAGGCGCCGATGTGAACGCGTCGCAACCCGATGGTATGTCGGCGTTGCACTGGGCATCACAGCGGGGCGATCTCACGTCGGCAAAGGTGCTGGTATATGCCGGCGCCCGCGTGGATGCCGTGACGCGCAATGGCAATTACACACCGCTGCATCTCGCGGCGCGTGAAGGGCGAGCCGCGCTGGTCAAGCTCTTGCTCGAGCACGGTGCGAGCGGGCTGGCCGTCACCAGCACGGGCGGCGCAACGGCACTGCATTTTGCCGCGGGGAACGGCAATGCCGAAACGGTACAGGTGCTGTTGGGCAAGGGCGTCCCGGTGGACGTCCGTGAAACGGCCTGGGGGCAAACGCCACTGATGTGGGCGGCGGCGTATAACCGCGTGGCAGCACTCGATGCTTTGATCAAGGCGGGGGCTGGTCTCGAAGCGGCCTCAAAGATCGACGATATTCCGAAGCAGGAACGCGAGATCCGCACCGTACTCGTCGCGCGTAGCCGTCGGGTGGCGGCGCTCAAGAGCGCCGAGTCGCCATTGGCGCCCAGCACGGTGACGCCAAACCTGCCCATTACCGCGTCTTCGCCCGGAGCGGGGGCACCTGCTCCGGTGGTACCAGTTCGTCCAGCGGCGGCTCCTGTGGCTGCCGTACCGGCCGCTGTTTCGGCGGCGGCCCCCGCCCGCCCCGCCGCACCCACGGGCGCTGCCGCCGGCGCTCCCCGCGCCACGGGTGATTCAGCGCGTCCGCAAACCGGATTCCAGCAGCGTGGCCCGTCGTACGGTGAGCTCATTGGCAACAAGGGTGGCCTCACGCCGCTGCTGTTTGCCGTGCGTGAAGGGCACGTGGATGCCGTGGAACGCCTGCTGGCTGCTGGTGCCAACATCAATCACGTGAGCGAAGGCGATCACACGTCGCCGCTGCTCATGGCGGCGGTGAATGGTCGCTTTGACTTGGCCAAGCTGCTGGTGGACAAGGGTGCTGACGTGAAGCTGGCCAGCGATGCTGGCGCCACACCGCTCTACGCGGTGATCAACACGCAGTGGGCGCCCAAGTCGCTGTACCCGCAGCCGACGGCGCAGATGCAGCAGCGTATCTCGCACATCGAATTGATGGAGATGATGCTCAAGGCCGGCGCCGATCCCAACGTGCGGCTCAAGAAGCATCTCTGGTTCATGTCGTACAATTTCGACCTGCTGGGCGTGAACACCGTGGGCGCCACACCTTTCTGGCGTGCGGCGTACGGGCTGGATGTGCCGGCCATGAAGTTGCTGGTGCAGTACAAGGCCGACCCTACCGTGCCCACCATCAAGCCGTTGGGCCGGTTGCCGGGCGATGACGCGCCGGAAGAAGGAGCGGCCGGTGGTGCCGATCCGTCAGGGCTGCCGCCCATTCCCGACGGAGGCCCCGGGGTATACCCCATTCACGCCGCCTCTGGAGTGGGATACGGCGAGGGCTTTGCCGCCAACTCGCACCGCCATGCGCCTGACGCCTGGCTCCCTGCGGTGAAGTACCTCATTGAAGAGCTCAAGGCCGACCCGAACGCCCGCGACCACAACGGGTACAACCCGTTGCATCACGCCGCGGCGCGCGGAGACAACGAGCTCATTCAGTATCTCGTGGGGAAGGGCACCGACATCAAGGCCGTCAGTCGTCGTGGGCAGACCACCGCCGATATGGCGAACGGCCCGGTGCAGCGCATTACGCCATTCCTCGAGACTGTGGAGCTGCTGGTGAAGTTGGGGTCGAAGAACTCCAACAAGTGCCGCAGCTGCTGA
- a CDS encoding DUF1592 domain-containing protein has protein sequence MNVSPTAERALTATTPASYDKTYDLSFVDDATDPLRASTTRASRRAGHPVIKPATTTMTSAALGDVVKKTCAGCHSDQRKQGNLSLQQFNLATIGQVAPEVAEKMINKLRTGMMPPPGRAKPGGDTLQVLLETLERTMDARYAADPNPGVRTFQRLNRAEYERAIRDVLSLDIKSESWLPLDTKSANFDNIADVQMPSATLLDSYLDAASEISRLAVGDPKASVSTSTYKIARLASQLDQVEGAPMGTRGGSSVTHTFPADGEYVFTVTLHAIPTGQLFASTAPFDEKIEVSVNGERAAILEVDRGMSQSDPQGMEIKTKPIPIRAGPQRITATFLRTFEGPVNDNITPLGHSIADTQIGAQAGITVQAHIQNFAVTGPYNPTGVSDTPSRRRIFSCRPMSAAEARPCAERILNRIGAQAYRRPMQANDLKGLLAFYDEGAKEGGFELGIRTALEALLSSPHFIFRIEEIPTAAKGRVAVSGVDLASRLSFFLWGAPPDSQLVALGRNGRLNDTTVLVQQTKRMLADPRSEALATRFASQWLRLQDIELVHPDANQFPDFREQLAIDMRRETELFFYNLVRENRSMLDLFTANYTYVNEALANHYDIPGVVGTQFRRVNYPAGSPRSGIFGHGSMLTLTSVANRTSPVLRGKWVMEVLMGSPPPPPPPNVPDLEKTEGAKEGRLLTTRERMEIHRANATCKSCHQFIDPIGLALDNFDVMGRWRIRENGAPLDTRGDYYDGTKITSPAELQQAMLKRPVPLMRSFTQNLMAYALGRRVEWYDAPTVRRIEAAARPGNYKLNDFIVGVVKSDAFRMRKVIAQAAPSTASPSTSVPAAGRSR, from the coding sequence GTGAACGTGTCGCCAACCGCTGAGCGCGCGCTCACGGCAACGACGCCGGCTTCGTATGACAAGACATACGATCTCTCTTTCGTGGATGACGCCACTGATCCATTGCGCGCCTCCACCACTCGTGCCAGCCGCCGTGCCGGGCACCCGGTCATCAAGCCGGCCACGACCACCATGACGTCGGCCGCATTGGGTGACGTGGTGAAGAAAACGTGTGCCGGCTGCCACAGCGACCAACGCAAGCAGGGCAACCTGTCGCTGCAGCAGTTCAATCTCGCCACCATTGGGCAGGTCGCACCCGAAGTGGCAGAGAAGATGATCAACAAGCTCCGTACCGGCATGATGCCGCCGCCGGGGCGTGCCAAGCCAGGCGGAGACACGCTGCAGGTGTTGCTCGAAACGCTGGAGCGCACCATGGATGCGCGGTATGCCGCTGACCCGAACCCCGGCGTCCGCACGTTCCAGCGTCTCAATCGGGCCGAGTACGAACGCGCCATCAGGGACGTGCTCTCGCTCGACATCAAGTCGGAATCGTGGCTGCCGCTCGACACCAAGAGCGCCAACTTCGACAACATTGCCGACGTGCAGATGCCCTCGGCCACGCTGCTCGATTCGTACCTCGACGCGGCCAGCGAAATCAGCCGGCTTGCGGTGGGTGATCCCAAGGCCAGCGTGTCCACCAGCACGTACAAGATTGCCCGTCTTGCCTCGCAGCTGGATCAGGTGGAAGGCGCCCCCATGGGGACGCGCGGTGGGTCGTCGGTGACGCACACGTTCCCCGCCGATGGCGAGTACGTGTTCACGGTCACGCTGCACGCCATTCCCACGGGACAGCTGTTTGCGAGCACCGCGCCCTTCGACGAAAAAATCGAAGTGTCGGTGAACGGTGAGCGGGCGGCGATTCTCGAAGTGGATCGCGGCATGTCGCAGTCCGATCCGCAGGGCATGGAAATCAAGACCAAGCCCATTCCCATTCGTGCCGGTCCGCAGCGCATCACGGCCACCTTCCTGCGCACGTTTGAAGGCCCGGTCAACGACAACATCACGCCGCTTGGCCACAGCATTGCCGACACGCAGATCGGTGCGCAGGCAGGAATCACGGTGCAGGCGCACATTCAGAACTTCGCCGTGACGGGGCCGTACAACCCCACCGGTGTTTCCGATACGCCCAGCCGCCGTCGCATCTTCAGCTGCCGTCCCATGTCGGCGGCCGAGGCCCGTCCATGCGCCGAGCGCATTCTCAATCGCATTGGAGCGCAGGCCTATCGGCGTCCCATGCAGGCCAACGATCTCAAGGGATTGCTGGCGTTCTACGATGAAGGGGCCAAGGAAGGCGGGTTTGAGCTGGGTATTCGTACGGCGCTAGAGGCGCTGCTGTCCAGCCCGCACTTCATCTTCCGCATTGAAGAAATCCCCACGGCGGCCAAGGGGCGCGTGGCGGTGAGCGGCGTCGATCTCGCGTCGCGCCTGTCGTTCTTCCTGTGGGGGGCACCGCCCGATTCGCAGCTGGTGGCGCTTGGGCGCAACGGCCGGTTGAACGATACCACGGTGCTCGTGCAGCAGACCAAGCGCATGCTGGCCGACCCGCGCAGCGAGGCACTGGCCACCCGCTTCGCGTCGCAGTGGTTGCGCTTGCAGGATATCGAATTGGTGCATCCCGATGCCAACCAGTTCCCCGATTTCCGCGAGCAGCTGGCCATTGATATGCGCCGGGAAACGGAACTGTTCTTCTATAACCTGGTGCGGGAAAATCGCAGCATGCTCGATCTGTTCACGGCGAACTACACCTACGTGAACGAGGCGTTGGCCAACCACTACGACATTCCCGGTGTGGTGGGCACGCAGTTCCGTCGGGTGAATTATCCGGCCGGTTCGCCGCGCAGTGGCATCTTCGGACACGGCAGCATGCTCACGCTCACCTCCGTCGCGAATCGCACGTCGCCGGTGTTGCGTGGCAAGTGGGTGATGGAAGTGCTCATGGGCTCACCGCCACCGCCGCCGCCGCCCAATGTCCCGGATCTCGAAAAGACCGAGGGCGCCAAGGAAGGCCGGCTGCTGACCACGCGCGAGCGCATGGAGATTCACCGCGCCAACGCCACCTGCAAGTCGTGCCATCAGTTCATCGATCCCATTGGCCTCGCGCTCGACAACTTCGACGTCATGGGGCGTTGGCGCATTCGCGAGAATGGCGCGCCGCTCGACACGCGCGGCGACTATTACGATGGCACCAAGATCACCAGCCCGGCCGAACTGCAGCAGGCCATGCTGAAGCGGCCCGTGCCGCTCATGCGCTCCTTCACGCAGAACCTCATGGCCTATGCACTCGGCCGTCGTGTGGAGTGGTATGATGCGCCCACGGTGCGCCGCATTGAAGCGGCCGCGCGCCCCGGCAACTACAAGCTCAACGACTTCATTGTCGGCGTGGTCAAGAGCGATGCGTTCCGTATGCGCAAAGTGATCGCTCAGGCTGCTCCGTCCACTGCTTCGCCTTCCACTTCTGTTCCGGCCGCCGGCCGGAGCCGCTGA
- a CDS encoding FmdB family zinc ribbon protein — protein sequence MPMFDFVCTGCQHAFESLVRGSSVPACPACGSTALEKQMALPAIKTSGTQAKALQAAKRRDKAQGAERMHAQRQYELNHDD from the coding sequence ATGCCGATGTTCGACTTCGTCTGCACAGGGTGCCAGCACGCTTTTGAATCGCTGGTGCGTGGTAGCTCCGTACCCGCCTGCCCGGCCTGCGGTAGCACCGCGCTGGAAAAGCAGATGGCGCTGCCCGCCATCAAGACCTCCGGCACCCAGGCCAAGGCGCTGCAGGCGGCCAAACGCCGGGATAAAGCGCAAGGCGCCGAGCGTATGCACGCCCAGCGCCAGTACGAACTGAACCACGACGACTGA
- a CDS encoding HupE/UreJ family protein yields MRLGRFLLAIAALVALLLPARDALAHEIPRHVGVRAYVAPTADRIRLLVQIPMDAVRDVDFPVRANDALELSRALPYLRDAAQLWVADAISLRDGRTVLTAPQVVAVRAALPSDRSFDGYQSALAALVGAPLSDVSDIAHGQLKLEVLLEVLTTQPVRDLVMVPAWANLGVRTTTVLTLVNADGSERQYSFDGNPGEVRVDPRWWHAAGQFVKEGVWHMLSGLDHVLFLLCLVLPFRQLRPLVGIVTSFTVAHSITLVASALGATPDGAWFPALVEVIIAASIVLMAVSNLLGPRLEKRWLVAFIFGLVHGFGFSAALRDTLQFAGGHLLTSLLAFNVGVELAQVTLLLVMIPLFNALFTRVPERAAIVVASAFVAHEAWHWTGNRYAVLRELPFAMPAMDATFAIAVLRGLMGVLVLVGVAWGLNGLVARLTRRPMPVGLLACMMLSGALYTVAPLKAQAQIRTTMAGVYTAEQATKGREVFNSNCLGCHTTASHQGVAFQLKWYGRPLYDLYDYLSQAMPKVAPGTLTEDEYVWVTAYILKLNGMPAGQTELNAEPSWLKAVKVDSTKGRAVGVPSQGLVRSRQFGRVHDSRLDARTENP; encoded by the coding sequence TTGCGTCTCGGTCGCTTTCTGTTGGCGATCGCGGCGCTGGTGGCACTCCTGCTACCGGCGCGCGATGCGCTGGCCCACGAAATCCCACGGCATGTTGGCGTACGGGCCTATGTGGCGCCCACCGCCGACCGGATCCGTTTGCTCGTGCAGATCCCCATGGACGCCGTGCGTGATGTGGATTTTCCCGTACGGGCCAACGACGCACTGGAGCTTTCGCGTGCGTTGCCGTACTTGCGCGATGCGGCGCAGCTGTGGGTGGCGGATGCCATCTCGCTGCGCGATGGACGCACGGTCCTCACTGCGCCGCAGGTCGTGGCCGTTCGCGCGGCGTTGCCGTCAGACCGGTCGTTTGACGGCTATCAGTCGGCGCTGGCTGCCCTTGTTGGCGCGCCCCTGTCGGACGTGTCCGACATTGCCCACGGCCAGCTCAAGCTGGAAGTGCTGCTTGAAGTGCTCACGACCCAGCCCGTGCGTGACCTGGTGATGGTGCCTGCCTGGGCGAATCTGGGGGTACGTACCACCACCGTGCTGACGCTGGTAAATGCCGATGGCTCGGAGCGACAGTACAGCTTCGACGGCAATCCCGGTGAGGTGCGGGTTGATCCGCGGTGGTGGCATGCCGCCGGCCAGTTTGTGAAGGAAGGGGTGTGGCACATGCTGAGCGGCTTGGATCATGTGCTGTTCCTGCTCTGTCTGGTGCTGCCGTTCCGGCAACTCCGGCCGCTGGTGGGTATTGTCACATCGTTTACGGTGGCGCACTCCATCACGCTGGTCGCGTCCGCGCTGGGGGCGACGCCTGACGGGGCGTGGTTCCCGGCGCTGGTCGAAGTCATTATTGCCGCGTCCATTGTCCTGATGGCCGTGAGCAATCTGCTGGGCCCCCGCCTCGAGAAACGATGGCTCGTGGCGTTCATCTTTGGACTGGTGCACGGTTTTGGATTCTCCGCCGCATTGCGCGATACGTTGCAGTTTGCCGGCGGACATTTGCTCACCTCGTTACTCGCGTTCAATGTCGGTGTGGAATTGGCGCAAGTTACTTTGCTCCTCGTCATGATCCCTTTGTTCAACGCCCTCTTCACGCGGGTCCCTGAACGCGCCGCCATTGTGGTCGCCTCGGCCTTTGTTGCGCACGAAGCGTGGCATTGGACCGGTAATCGCTATGCCGTGCTGCGCGAACTGCCATTCGCCATGCCGGCCATGGATGCCACATTTGCCATTGCGGTTCTTCGCGGGCTTATGGGGGTGCTTGTGCTCGTTGGTGTTGCGTGGGGACTGAACGGCCTTGTGGCGCGTCTGACTCGTCGGCCCATGCCGGTTGGACTGCTCGCGTGCATGATGCTGAGCGGTGCGCTGTACACGGTTGCGCCGCTGAAGGCGCAGGCCCAGATACGGACCACCATGGCCGGCGTGTATACGGCCGAGCAGGCTACCAAAGGGCGCGAAGTCTTCAACAGCAACTGCCTGGGCTGTCATACCACGGCGTCGCACCAGGGCGTCGCCTTTCAGCTCAAATGGTACGGGCGGCCGTTGTACGATTTGTACGACTATCTCAGTCAGGCCATGCCCAAGGTCGCACCGGGCACGCTCACCGAAGACGAGTATGTGTGGGTGACGGCATACATCCTCAAACTCAACGGCATGCCCGCCGGGCAGACCGAGTTGAACGCCGAGCCGTCGTGGCTCAAGGCGGTGAAGGTGGATTCCACGAAGGGGCGCGCCGTGGGCGTGCCATCGCAGGGCCTTGTTCGCAGCAGGCAGTTCGGTAGGGTGCACGACTCACGCCTTGATGCACGTACGGAGAACCCATGA
- a CDS encoding PQQ-binding-like beta-propeller repeat protein — MIGRSFHSRTAFSSFALGAAMALAGTTNVLPAQMATKAASPLVRGNAFGEWRHWGADQWSTRYSPLDQINASNFDSLKVAWEWKGGAFGKDEYFRATPLYANGRLFTVATTRRVVTALDPETGETLWMYRLEEGIRWQKAPRQFAGRGLAYWNSGGKERVLVTTPGYHLVSLDAKTGRPDPLFGKGGVVDLMEGLGYPMVKLAVDDSGPLIISDAAPYRQAKPGETWDDVKKIGADGTVGILGQIAASSPPMVVGNVLIVGNSSIHGYYPIRASNPIGIIRAFDIPTGRLLWKFNLVPQPGEFGADTWKNGSKQGTKGVGKTDAWAPYAADEAAGLVYIPVGMPLMDEYGGHRPGDNLFGNSLVALDVKTGLRKWHFQMVHHDIWDYDTPMAPNLMDVTIDGKPRKIVAQPTKQGWLYVFDRITGQPIWPMPETPVLKSGIPGEVSAPTQPIPTKPAPYSQQGLVEADLIDYTPAIRDSALALAKKCRMGPYYIPPAARDGKDATGFTCAWYAPGASGGVNIDGGATIDPETGMIYVASITGLSTTALQNDPCSEFAYSSPANNCGLIGALPAPPGYKPPENVGFAGRASGSNIGGISIAKPKEFGGITAYNLMTGDKAWWMPNAGFIKQTSRDPLFAGVTLPPLGGRGQAQAMTTKTLVIYGTGRSGGLPGEPPKLFALDKKTGKQIGALQIPAKTTAMPMTFLHKGQQYIVFATGAEENTSLVALKLPRK; from the coding sequence ATGATCGGACGTAGTTTCCATTCTCGCACCGCCTTCTCATCCTTTGCGTTGGGCGCCGCCATGGCGCTGGCGGGCACCACGAACGTATTGCCCGCTCAGATGGCCACGAAGGCCGCCTCGCCGCTGGTGCGCGGCAACGCTTTTGGTGAATGGCGCCACTGGGGTGCCGACCAGTGGAGCACCCGCTATTCGCCACTCGACCAGATCAACGCGTCCAACTTCGACTCGCTCAAGGTGGCGTGGGAGTGGAAGGGCGGCGCCTTTGGTAAAGACGAGTATTTCCGCGCCACGCCGCTGTACGCCAACGGACGACTGTTCACCGTAGCCACCACGCGCCGTGTCGTCACGGCGCTCGATCCGGAGACGGGCGAGACGTTGTGGATGTATCGCCTTGAAGAAGGCATTCGCTGGCAGAAGGCGCCGCGGCAGTTTGCTGGACGCGGCTTGGCGTACTGGAATTCGGGCGGCAAGGAACGCGTGCTGGTGACCACGCCCGGTTACCACCTGGTATCGCTCGATGCCAAGACTGGTCGCCCCGATCCGCTGTTCGGCAAGGGGGGCGTCGTCGACCTCATGGAAGGACTCGGCTACCCCATGGTGAAGTTGGCCGTGGATGATTCGGGTCCGCTCATCATCTCCGACGCCGCGCCGTACCGTCAGGCTAAGCCCGGCGAAACGTGGGACGACGTCAAGAAGATTGGTGCCGATGGCACAGTGGGCATTCTGGGGCAGATTGCGGCGAGTTCGCCCCCCATGGTGGTGGGGAATGTGCTCATCGTGGGCAACTCGTCTATTCATGGCTACTACCCCATTCGTGCCTCCAATCCCATTGGCATCATTCGCGCCTTTGATATTCCTACGGGCCGTCTGCTATGGAAGTTCAACCTGGTACCGCAGCCGGGAGAGTTTGGTGCGGACACCTGGAAGAACGGATCGAAGCAGGGCACCAAGGGGGTAGGCAAGACCGATGCATGGGCGCCGTACGCCGCCGACGAAGCCGCGGGACTCGTGTACATCCCGGTGGGCATGCCGCTCATGGACGAATACGGTGGCCATCGCCCGGGTGACAATCTGTTCGGCAACAGCCTGGTTGCGCTCGATGTAAAGACCGGTCTCCGCAAGTGGCACTTCCAGATGGTGCACCACGATATCTGGGATTACGACACGCCCATGGCGCCAAACCTCATGGACGTCACCATTGACGGGAAGCCGCGCAAGATTGTTGCGCAGCCCACCAAGCAGGGGTGGCTCTACGTGTTTGATCGCATCACGGGGCAGCCCATCTGGCCGATGCCGGAAACGCCGGTGCTCAAGAGCGGCATTCCGGGTGAAGTCTCGGCGCCCACGCAACCCATTCCCACCAAGCCCGCGCCGTATTCGCAGCAGGGATTGGTGGAAGCCGATCTCATTGACTACACGCCGGCCATTCGTGATTCGGCGCTCGCGCTGGCCAAGAAGTGCCGCATGGGGCCATACTACATTCCGCCGGCTGCGCGTGACGGGAAGGATGCGACCGGGTTCACGTGCGCATGGTATGCACCGGGCGCGAGTGGTGGTGTGAACATTGATGGTGGTGCCACCATCGATCCGGAGACGGGCATGATCTATGTCGCGTCCATCACGGGGCTCAGCACCACAGCGTTGCAGAACGATCCGTGCTCGGAGTTTGCCTACAGCTCACCGGCCAACAACTGCGGGTTGATTGGTGCACTGCCGGCACCGCCGGGCTACAAGCCGCCCGAGAATGTCGGCTTTGCCGGACGCGCCAGCGGCTCCAACATTGGCGGCATCTCCATTGCGAAGCCCAAAGAGTTCGGTGGCATTACCGCCTACAATCTCATGACCGGCGACAAGGCCTGGTGGATGCCCAACGCGGGCTTCATCAAGCAGACGAGCCGCGATCCGCTCTTTGCAGGCGTTACGCTACCGCCGCTGGGCGGTCGCGGACAGGCACAAGCCATGACCACGAAAACGCTGGTGATTTATGGCACCGGCCGCAGCGGCGGATTGCCCGGTGAGCCGCCCAAGCTGTTCGCGCTCGACAAGAAGACCGGAAAGCAGATTGGCGCGCTGCAGATTCCCGCCAAGACCACGGCGATGCCCATGACGTTCCTGCACAAGGGGC
- a CDS encoding RidA family protein, with the protein MACSILAAAPLSAQAAGGRQPVVGEGQRISATLTPGIRVGNMLWASGQLGTSPTDTTIAGQTTRSLENTEKVFKAAGTTLAAAATKCTVFLTDVKDFQGMNSAYTKFFPSNPPARSTVVVAALVVPNAKVEIECQGVIP; encoded by the coding sequence ATGGCTTGTTCAATCCTCGCAGCGGCGCCGCTCTCCGCGCAAGCGGCTGGCGGGCGTCAGCCCGTTGTTGGTGAGGGGCAGCGCATCAGTGCGACCCTGACCCCCGGTATCCGGGTGGGCAACATGCTGTGGGCCTCCGGCCAGTTGGGCACCAGCCCCACAGACACCACGATCGCCGGCCAGACCACGCGTTCGCTTGAGAACACCGAAAAGGTGTTCAAGGCGGCTGGAACCACGCTCGCCGCGGCGGCCACCAAGTGCACCGTGTTTCTGACCGACGTGAAGGACTTCCAGGGAATGAATTCGGCCTATACCAAGTTCTTCCCCAGCAATCCGCCGGCGCGTTCCACGGTTGTCGTGGCCGCTCTCGTCGTGCCGAACGCCAAGGTGGAAATCGAATGTCAGGGCGTCATTCCCTGA